One region of Roseovarius mucosus genomic DNA includes:
- a CDS encoding TrbI/VirB10 family protein encodes MSDTENTELEKRLAALEKGSARAPIAAQRRSPLLALIVILVIGAGGALLYLLSQPDEEEALPTATPDVFQNEGDGFGAIETLPPPEPEVVFVGPDPVEPNAELLAQITALQAQIEELRNAPEPVVEEDTAAAEAIDALTAQIAALQAASEAAQQRFQDELTARDRSLEQLRMDLELAQLEASRPQPAPAGPTEDELRAREQERLRREEEARRMAELERRATEERAFQERRIASPTIAFGGPSGAAETELAQRSFGEVTDFVLNGALPSTVTQAEVIANPSNTIVQGTMIQAVMETALDSSLPGQTRAVVSEDVYSVDGARLLIPRGSRLIGRYRSGVDIAQRRVTIAWDRIILPDNQTVQISSFGGDELGRSGVTGFVDTRFAERFGSAALISLISAAPSAAASEVQDETAADVLEDVGDDLADATDSVIGDYLSIGPVIYVDQGARVTVMVDRDLEIF; translated from the coding sequence ATGAGCGATACCGAGAACACCGAGCTGGAAAAGCGCCTCGCCGCCCTTGAGAAAGGCAGTGCCCGCGCCCCCATAGCGGCGCAGCGCCGGTCGCCCCTTCTCGCGCTAATCGTGATCCTCGTCATCGGCGCGGGTGGTGCCCTGCTTTATCTCCTCTCACAGCCCGACGAAGAGGAAGCCTTGCCGACGGCCACCCCGGACGTCTTCCAAAACGAGGGGGACGGCTTTGGCGCCATCGAGACCTTGCCCCCGCCCGAGCCCGAGGTTGTGTTCGTCGGACCAGACCCCGTCGAGCCCAACGCGGAGCTTCTGGCGCAGATCACCGCCCTGCAGGCCCAGATCGAGGAATTGCGCAACGCCCCTGAACCAGTTGTCGAGGAAGACACCGCCGCCGCAGAGGCAATTGACGCGCTGACTGCTCAGATCGCGGCGCTACAAGCCGCCTCGGAAGCCGCACAGCAACGATTTCAGGACGAACTGACGGCGCGGGATCGCAGCCTTGAGCAACTCCGCATGGATCTGGAACTGGCCCAACTCGAGGCCAGCCGGCCCCAACCCGCCCCAGCGGGCCCCACGGAAGATGAGCTGCGCGCACGCGAGCAAGAGCGACTGCGCCGCGAGGAAGAAGCCCGGCGCATGGCCGAGCTGGAGCGCCGCGCCACGGAGGAACGCGCCTTCCAGGAGCGGCGCATCGCCTCGCCCACGATCGCATTTGGCGGCCCATCCGGCGCCGCCGAGACGGAACTTGCGCAGCGCAGCTTCGGCGAGGTGACGGATTTCGTGCTGAACGGTGCGTTGCCCTCCACCGTGACGCAGGCCGAGGTGATCGCCAATCCCTCCAACACCATCGTGCAGGGCACCATGATCCAGGCCGTCATGGAAACCGCCCTCGACAGCTCACTGCCTGGCCAGACCCGTGCCGTTGTCTCCGAAGATGTCTACAGCGTCGATGGCGCGCGCCTTTTGATCCCCCGTGGCTCTCGCCTTATCGGACGCTATCGCTCCGGCGTCGATATCGCGCAGCGCCGCGTCACCATCGCCTGGGACCGGATCATCCTGCCTGACAATCAGACCGTCCAGATCAGCTCCTTCGGGGGCGATGAATTGGGCCGCTCCGGTGTCACCGGCTTTGTGGACACACGCTTTGCCGAGCGTTTCGGGTCGGCAGCCCTGATCTCGCTGATTTCGGCCGCACCAAGTGCCGCCGCCTCCGAGGTCCAGGATGAGACTGCCGCCGACGTTCTCGAAGACGTAGGCGATGATCTGGCAGATGCCACGGACAGCGTCATCGGCGATTACCTCTCTATCGGCCCCGTCATCTATGTCGACCAGGGCGCCCGCGTCACGGTCATGGTCGACCGCGATCTGGAGATATTCTGA
- a CDS encoding ATPase, T2SS/T4P/T4SS family → MSLSYLETSLDRIDAAARDDVIEICINPDGTCWGEFQGDHFMRALDQRLTGVQVRDLGNQIASSANTTMSKDRPIVSVSITYKGRPIRAQVITPPAVLSAMSISLRFFSSLPLEGIALDFLYGKERKLEDLRVEKKRALRSVVAAGVIDDALVFCVENKLNMIVSGGTSTGKTVAARKILSHVRAEERIVTIEEAAELLPTQPNAVTLIANRDAEFQTADVLLTATLRMRPDRIILGEVRGKEAMTFLEAINTGHGGSMTTLHAETPQLAVQRLAIAALKTEIPMTYADMIQYIENSIDVIIQAGRHDGKRGITEFYLPGATEIGTSP, encoded by the coding sequence ATGTCGCTGAGCTATCTCGAAACCTCGCTCGACCGGATCGACGCCGCCGCCCGCGACGATGTCATCGAGATCTGCATCAACCCTGATGGCACCTGCTGGGGCGAATTCCAGGGCGATCACTTCATGCGCGCGCTGGATCAAAGGCTGACGGGCGTTCAGGTCAGGGACCTCGGCAACCAGATCGCCTCATCGGCCAATACCACGATGAGCAAGGACCGCCCCATCGTCTCGGTTTCGATCACCTACAAGGGGCGCCCGATCCGCGCACAGGTCATCACCCCGCCCGCCGTGCTCTCGGCCATGTCGATCAGCCTGCGGTTCTTCTCAAGCCTGCCACTCGAGGGCATTGCGCTCGATTTCCTCTACGGAAAAGAGCGCAAGCTCGAAGACCTGCGCGTCGAAAAGAAACGCGCCTTGCGTTCGGTGGTGGCTGCGGGCGTGATCGATGATGCGCTGGTCTTCTGCGTCGAGAACAAACTCAACATGATCGTCTCAGGTGGCACCTCCACCGGCAAGACCGTCGCCGCACGCAAGATCCTCTCTCACGTAAGGGCCGAGGAACGCATCGTCACCATCGAAGAAGCCGCCGAGCTTTTGCCGACCCAACCAAATGCCGTGACCCTCATCGCCAATCGCGACGCAGAATTCCAGACCGCCGATGTGCTTCTCACCGCCACGCTGCGCATGCGCCCCGACCGGATCATCTTGGGCGAGGTGCGCGGCAAGGAGGCCATGACCTTTCTGGAAGCCATCAACACCGGCCATGGCGGCTCGATGACCACGCTGCATGCCGAAACCCCGCAATTGGCCGTGCAGCGGCTTGCGATCGCAGCACTGAAGACCGAGATCCCGATGACCTATGCCGACATGATCCAGTACATCGAGAACTCCATCGATGTGATCATTCAGGCCGGCCGCCATGACGGCAAACGCGGCATCACCGAATTCTACCTCCCCGGCGCAACTGAGATTGGAACTTCTCCATGA
- a CDS encoding DUF4177 domain-containing protein → MKTFEYNILSFPMTRKTSLADMQICLNEKGADGWEVVSISSSEFANVGHTVFLKRETIATGATA, encoded by the coding sequence ATGAAGACCTTTGAATACAATATCCTGTCCTTTCCCATGACCCGCAAAACCAGCCTTGCCGACATGCAGATCTGCCTGAACGAGAAGGGCGCAGACGGCTGGGAGGTGGTGTCGATCAGCTCCTCGGAATTCGCCAATGTAGGACACACGGTCTTCCTGAAGCGTGAAACCATAGCCACCGGAGCCACGGCATGA
- a CDS encoding type IV secretion system protein → MSVVTYFVETSQAYLDTAAETQFGAVAGTVGTLLVLGTTLVVILVGINMIYQYRAMDGHTAFWLAVKIGLIGIFATNWMQFNAFSSAILYGIDSIAGALVASVGGGSPGPSGTFAEEFDRLIAELGNYLNAAGSELNWMAGAMLDIVGVLLLSILGGMAAFILVASRLMIALLIGIAPVMIFLTLFEVTKDYFARWLSALISFALYPIVVAGVFATITGVSSALIGELGDPEGASNIGALIPFFMMVLMAKGFIIATPFIVRAISGNIMMPALSGGLGGGYSFARAAMGSQQAYNRYLIGGASGAEYAALRARQFFGVQQMPVRQGMGQTGSGGGTGSADSGSKMLAQLARLGRLGRR, encoded by the coding sequence ATGAGTGTCGTCACCTATTTCGTTGAAACCTCCCAAGCCTATCTCGACACCGCCGCTGAGACCCAGTTTGGTGCGGTTGCGGGAACGGTCGGCACGCTCCTGGTTTTGGGGACAACGCTGGTGGTGATCCTCGTCGGAATCAACATGATCTATCAATACCGGGCCATGGATGGGCACACAGCCTTCTGGCTCGCGGTCAAGATCGGGCTCATCGGGATATTCGCGACCAATTGGATGCAGTTCAACGCGTTCTCGTCAGCCATTCTCTATGGGATCGACAGTATCGCGGGTGCGCTGGTAGCCTCCGTCGGCGGCGGCAGTCCGGGGCCCTCTGGAACTTTCGCCGAAGAATTCGACCGGCTGATCGCGGAACTGGGCAACTATTTGAACGCTGCCGGGTCCGAACTGAACTGGATGGCCGGCGCCATGCTCGACATCGTCGGTGTTCTTCTGCTCTCAATCCTCGGCGGAATGGCCGCCTTCATCCTCGTGGCCTCCCGCCTGATGATCGCGCTCCTAATCGGGATCGCCCCGGTGATGATTTTCCTGACCCTCTTCGAGGTCACCAAGGATTATTTCGCGCGCTGGCTGTCCGCGCTGATCTCCTTTGCGCTATACCCCATCGTCGTCGCAGGCGTGTTCGCAACGATCACAGGCGTTTCCTCCGCGCTCATCGGTGAACTAGGCGATCCCGAAGGGGCCTCAAACATCGGCGCGCTCATCCCCTTCTTCATGATGGTGCTCATGGCCAAGGGCTTCATTATCGCCACGCCCTTCATCGTCCGCGCGATCTCCGGCAACATCATGATGCCCGCCCTCTCCGGTGGCCTCGGCGGCGGCTACAGCTTTGCCCGCGCCGCCATGGGAAGCCAGCAGGCCTACAATCGCTACCTCATCGGCGGGGCCAGTGGCGCAGAATACGCAGCCCTCAGGGCGCGGCAGTTCTTTGGCGTGCAGCAAATGCCAGTGCGGCAAGGCATGGGACAGACGGGTTCCGGAGGCGGCACAGGATCCGCAGACTCGGGATCAAAAATGCTGGCGCAGCTGGCGAGACTGGGACGGCTTGGGCGACGGTGA
- a CDS encoding HIT family protein: MLAHRVYLGDRILAFLDLHPIRAGHVLVIPKAHHVWFEGLPEDQETRLTSRAQRLAKRMKSIYGVKRVAPSLSPVYRCCGALSGAHRRRLSMPSMVMFRLSIGVSRPGRATRPARITVKRYSANSGFGDSSSGDLADMPKALATPSP, translated from the coding sequence TTGCTCGCTCATCGGGTCTATCTGGGCGACCGCATCCTGGCCTTCCTCGACCTACATCCGATCCGCGCAGGCCATGTGCTTGTCATTCCCAAAGCACATCATGTCTGGTTTGAGGGCCTGCCCGAGGATCAGGAAACGCGGCTTACCAGCCGCGCGCAACGTTTGGCGAAGCGGATGAAATCGATATATGGGGTTAAGCGCGTAGCGCCATCTCTTTCGCCGGTGTACCGCTGTTGCGGCGCATTGTCAGGCGCGCATCGAAGGCGCCTGTCGATGCCTTCGATGGTAATGTTCCGGCTTTCTATCGGTGTGTCCCGGCCGGGGCGCGCGACTCGCCCCGCCAGAATTACAGTGAAGCGTTACTCTGCCAATTCAGGCTTTGGGGACAGTTCCTCTGGCGATTTGGCCGACATGCCCAAAGCCTTGGCAACACCTTCGCCATAG
- a CDS encoding catalase → MSDDVLNKGKCPVSHLTTAFGAPVVDNQNSMTAGKRGPVLVQDIWLNEKLANFVREVIPERRMHAKGSGAFGTFTVTNDITHYTRAKIFSEVGKKTEMFARFSTVAGERGAADAERDIRGFALKFYTEEGNWDMVGNNTPVFFLRDAKKFPDLNKAVKRDPRTNMRSPTNNWDFWTLLPEALHQVTVVMSDRGIPKSFRNMHGFSSHTYSFWNDAGERFWVKLHFRTQQGIENLTDAEAASVVADDRESNQRDLFDAIERGDFPRWKMYVQVMPEAEAETYHVHPFDLTKVWYKEDYPLIEVGEFELNRNPENYHADVEQAAFSPSNLVPGISVSPDKMLQTRLINYPDSQRYRLGVNYQQVPVNAAKCPVMSNHRDGLGRADDNYGRLPHYQPNSFGQWVDQPEYAEPPLKIDGNAAMFDFREDDDDYYTQPRKLFQLMTPAQQQVLFENTGRNMGDAPDFIKQRHIDNCTRCDRNYGEGVAKALGMSAKSPEELSPKPELAE, encoded by the coding sequence ATGTCAGATGATGTCTTAAACAAGGGTAAATGTCCGGTGTCCCACCTGACAACGGCTTTCGGTGCTCCGGTGGTCGACAACCAGAACTCAATGACCGCAGGGAAACGTGGGCCCGTGTTGGTGCAAGATATCTGGCTCAACGAAAAGCTTGCGAATTTCGTGCGCGAAGTCATCCCGGAGCGCCGCATGCACGCCAAAGGGTCCGGTGCGTTCGGCACGTTCACCGTGACCAACGATATCACCCACTACACACGCGCCAAAATTTTCAGTGAAGTTGGCAAGAAGACCGAGATGTTCGCCCGCTTCAGCACTGTGGCGGGTGAACGCGGCGCGGCAGATGCCGAGCGGGATATTCGCGGCTTTGCGCTCAAATTCTACACCGAAGAAGGTAACTGGGACATGGTGGGTAACAACACCCCTGTGTTCTTCTTGCGGGATGCCAAGAAATTCCCGGATCTCAACAAGGCCGTCAAACGCGATCCACGGACCAACATGCGTTCCCCGACAAACAACTGGGACTTCTGGACGCTTCTGCCCGAAGCCCTGCATCAGGTCACGGTGGTGATGTCTGATCGCGGCATTCCCAAAAGTTTCCGGAACATGCACGGGTTCAGCAGCCATACCTATAGCTTCTGGAACGACGCCGGTGAGCGTTTCTGGGTGAAGTTGCATTTCAGGACCCAACAGGGCATTGAAAACCTGACTGACGCAGAGGCAGCTTCGGTTGTGGCCGATGACCGCGAAAGCAATCAGCGCGATCTCTTTGATGCGATCGAACGCGGTGATTTTCCGCGCTGGAAGATGTATGTACAAGTGATGCCCGAAGCCGAGGCAGAAACCTATCACGTTCATCCGTTCGACCTGACCAAGGTTTGGTACAAGGAAGATTACCCACTTATCGAAGTCGGCGAATTCGAACTGAACCGCAATCCGGAAAACTATCACGCAGATGTCGAGCAGGCCGCTTTCTCGCCATCGAACCTCGTGCCGGGAATCAGCGTTTCGCCCGACAAGATGCTTCAGACGCGGTTGATCAATTATCCGGACTCACAGCGCTACCGACTGGGTGTGAATTACCAGCAGGTGCCAGTCAATGCCGCCAAATGTCCGGTCATGAGCAACCACCGAGATGGCCTTGGGCGGGCGGATGACAACTACGGCAGGCTGCCGCACTATCAGCCGAACAGCTTTGGCCAATGGGTCGATCAGCCCGAATACGCGGAGCCGCCACTCAAGATTGACGGAAACGCCGCAATGTTCGATTTCCGCGAGGATGACGACGATTATTACACGCAGCCCCGCAAGCTTTTCCAACTGATGACACCGGCACAACAACAGGTTCTGTTTGAAAACACCGGGCGAAACATGGGCGATGCTCCTGATTTCATAAAGCAGCGTCACATCGACAACTGTACGCGCTGCGACCGAAACTATGGCGAAGGTGTTGCCAAGGCTTTGGGCATGTCGGCCAAATCGCCAGAGGAACTGTCCCCAAAGCCTGAATTGGCAGAGTAA